The Helianthus annuus cultivar XRQ/B chromosome 15, HanXRQr2.0-SUNRISE, whole genome shotgun sequence genomic sequence GTGCCATTCTCAAATGTTGCTGCTTTTACACTCGTACTCAGTCATCCCCTACGTAATTTCGTCATTGTTGTACACTCAGCAAAATAGAAAACAAATGCAGGAATCTCTGTTTGGAAAACTACAAATAAAAGTTTTGTGTGTTTGTACCATGTTGGCGCCATGGTTCAGGATGTTTGCTTTTGAACTACTGGTTTATTTAAATGTTAtaaatataccaattaaatgacAACCATAGATCTAGTtaataaaacataatcaatggttGATCTTTGGCTTCATAGAATTTCACAATGATTTCGAATGTCAATCTAGTCAAATGAAATAAAATACATGGTCTACATTTATCCACATGGTCAAAGAAGTAATCATGTTCTTTTTGTCCTTTGTACATACTTTTTAAATTAACAAAGGTTAACAcatgttatatatcattctatcaagggcttaacacatgttatacatgaacacatgtcaggttacatcatggagttctgttacagcatgaaccactaacacatgttataaatgaacgaagagttCCTTCCCAAAAAATGTGACCTATTGAATATCTTTTTTTAACACATGCCCCCGCATTagcgtcgcctacatccatccagcttgtcgattgaatatctttattggcctgtttctgtaaatcaacacacgttatatatcattctaacaggggattaacacatgttatgggtctgtttctgtaCTATAACGCACAAAAAcagttactgttcagatcaaaagcccaaaacaaagcaacctaaccaacaaaaaacagttactattcagatcaaaaagcACCAAACAAGGCAAACAAACCAAAAAAAAcagttactgttcagatcaaaaatCCCCAAACCAACAAACAcatatttttaacacaaaaacAACTAATCCATGGATCAAAATCAAACGAGTTTGAAACCAAAACAAGTAATCcatgaatcaaaatcaaaatttataaacACCAGAAGAATGAAAACCAAACTAAAATCAATAGTATTGAAATTTATTACCTATAAAcgtcattttttttttgaaacaataatcaatggtattgaaaaataattaatcttttggcaacattcttaattctggaaaaaataaaaccaattgtgaagaacgaaaatcaaagtaaatgaaaattaaaaatcaaaaccaacttatTATTGACAGGATCTTGATTCTTCGACAGTATCTTGGTTCTTCGATTTCTTTTAAGAAATTAACATGTAAAGTTGAATTAGGggtgtaaaaaagaaaaaaaaaactcgaacccatcaaaaaaaatgatgaaaaaccTTGATCATTCTTGTCCTCGTCAGTAGGGAACTCGTTGCGAATGACGTTCCCGTCAGTGGGGATCTTGAAATGGAGGTTTTGAAATGGTGGATCTTGAAACCGAAATGAAGTTTATGGAAATGGATCTTGGGTAGAACTTGAAACAGATATGAAGCTAATGGAAAATGGAGGTTTTGAAAGGGTGGATCTTGAAACACAGAGATGAAGTTAATGAAAAAATGGAGGTTTTGAATGGTGAATCTTGGGTTTTGAAAGTAGATTTGGATGTGATGGGTATTAATTATTGTCAAATCAAATAGGGGAAAATATCTAAGATAGATGTGAAAATACCATAATGCCCTCAAGGACAAAAAGAATATGATATTTACTATGGACACGTGGCAAAATCTAGACCATGCATTGGGTTTGCAAAGTTTTCTTAAATTCAAGGGTTTTTTATAGAgcattgtcctatatatatatatatatatatatatatatatatatatatagtggagagttcaaatgagaaaaattttttgtaagaagaaaaaagaacaaatttgaaccaataagaatgctttattttacttcatttaatataagtatttaatgttactacaAGGGTACATTGATAAATCTACATAGGtaattaatttgtagtcttcctctttaataactagtacattaaattttttgtaacttatcttcaaaatatatattttttcaaaaaataatataaaataatttaaagtgtaggataaattacgagttgtgtaggacaaattacgagttgtgtaggataaatttcaacgtgtaggatgaatttcgaaatatgtaggataacttttgatgtgtgtaggaaAAAAAAAGTTAAGGTGGAGGATAGTAGTCTTTATGATTAACTAATTAgttaaaaatgataataaatgacataagtgaaaaaactatttaatgttttacaaaattgccctttgttctttttcttctcaattaaattttcttctcaaatgaaccttcccctatatatatatatatatatatatatatatggaggggctcatgcgagaaccacccttattgtgagaaccttgagaaacaatgtgaacacaacctaaaatagctaaaaaaacctaaaaaaaaaaacctaacctccacccctcccccccaaaaaaaaaaaaaaaaaaaaacctaaacccccccccccccaagctaaccccccccccccccaaagctaaatgctaaaaactaaaacccccaaaaaaacctaaaaaaaacctaagccccccccccccccaagctaaaatgctaaaaactaaaccctcaaaaaacctaaaaaaataaaaaaaaaatctaaatttttttttaatattttttatgctcaaatcgctacttttattggcaaaattttttttttttttttttaaattaaaaaattttttttgcttcgaaaagtagcgatttttatataaaaaatattaaaaaaaaaatttttgtgtgatttttagctatttttaggcatttttggtgtgttcacattggttctcgcggttctcacaataagaggtggttctcgcatgatcttctccctatatatatatatatatagtaggagttgggtagaaTGTGGGTTTTTCCCAGAAAGTCTATGAAGCAATCAgaatgcgacatgtggcattgaagatttttaactagaagggcaattgtgtactttcacattctatttttatttttgaaatttatcttCATTAACTATCCATGTCCATATTTTGTAACCGTTTTTCTCCATGATTTTCTGAATAATTTGTTTTCAAAATCTAAACCaatcgcatattccattgttcagaagattaatggaaattatcagcatgttcttggtgctgtgttttaacagtttacagggctaaagtcaatttttttatagatcccataatataaagatggtaaaacacaacgtatgaatctgcttgctgttaaaacacaattgtatgaatctgaatgctaaaacacaactgtatgaatctgcttgctgttaaacacaactatatgaatctgaatgctaaaacacaactgtatgaatctgcttgttgttaaaacacaactgtatgaatctgaatgctaaaacacaactgtttgaatctgcttgctgttaaaacacaactgtatgaatctgaatgctaaaacacaaatgtatgaatctgcttgttgttaaaacacaactgtatgaatctgcttgctgttaaaacacaactgtatgaatctgaatgctaaaacacaactgtatgaatctgcttgctgttaaaacacaactgtatgaatctgcttgctgttaaaacacaactgtatctgaatgctaaaacacaactgtatgaatctgcttgctgttaaaacacaactgtatgaatctgcttgctgctaaaacacaactgtatgaatttgctttctgttaaaacacatcgtcaagaaaacggagatgatacgaacagtatttgaatggtgatgatgaactcggagatggtggagatggagaagtgttttaatttgatccggtgctctccatcctttctaaagttatcttcttccatgattgtagttattttggtagggattggggtttcTAAGATGGGTTTgaagagagagggggggggggaatCGATTGAAATTAGGGACTGGGTTTGACTgacggttatctaattgattttaAACACGAtatattgacaaaattgcccctagtcttttaaaacaatgaattaaataaactaaaaaattacAAGATTGTCATTGACTTCATcttaaccattaaacacacccattggatggcccagatcgcttcctagactttctaggaaaaacacactttccgcaggatcccatataatactatataacaccatataaacatcgtataacaatatgtaacactatataataccatataacactttgtaacactatatatatcattatataacaaatataacactatagggtgtctgatagcatgtctatgataaatgtatagtgttatatttgttatataatgatatatagtgttacatagtgttatatggtattatatggtgttacatattgttatacggtgttatatagtattatatatagtgttataatacacttctcacactttaggccctttttacactatccttaccctatatatatacacacacatatataattgGTTGAATGGATCTTTATCTGTGTTTATTTAACTTTCAACGTTTAGTTGATTTTATTTAATGAAAATTATTTAACATGCAATATTAAGTGTAATAGGTGACATAAATCAATTAATCCGAAAATCAACCAATCCATAAGTAAATAATGTAACATGACATAACGAAACATAATAAATGAAACAATGATGGGATTCAAGTCCCGAAAGGCGAAAAGCGATACTACGAAACAATGATGCGATTCAAGCCCCCAAAAGGCGAAAGACGAAACTATGAAATCCATGACACAAAGCGGTAAACACCTATAGCGTATGAATGAAACAAGTAATGCAACATACGAAACAAACAGGAGCACATATGACACTTAACTTGGCATGTTATTAAAAAAGTATACTGATCATATGAAACATGACATGAAACACCCAAAAAGTTAAAGTAACAAAAGGGGAAAAGTAAGAtctactcacagttttgcgtacCGTTAAAACCCGCTAATCCGCACGAGTAACGAAAGAGAgataatcaaacaatcaaattGTACACCAAAATCATTTAGACCATTTGTTCATTCTCACTTCTATTTGAAGTCACACCAGACATATCTAAACAATCTTTTAAAAGCCATCCCAAGCCACAAGGCAATAAAAGAAGAAAATTATACTATGCAAAATATTTTAGTTAAGAGtttattataaatatattaatCTTTGTAATGATCCTTATTGTATTCCTATATGGTTTGGTATATACCATATAATAACTTATTCGATTTTCATTATTCTACACATTACTATCATTATCTTTCTGAACTCGGTTTTCATTATTCTACACATTACTATCATTATCTTTCTGAACCAGTACATTTGCAGGAATTTTTCTGAAGGTTTTCTACAAGTGTTGAATCTGCTCCAACTCATTAACCAAGTCATTAGCATTCGGCCTATGTCTAGCATATGTcatgacacacttgtttgcaagTAAGGCGGCTCGTGTAGCAGCAACAGAATATTGGCCGTGAATACTTGGGTCCATGACGTGTATGATCATTTCTTTGTTAATCAATATAGGCTTAAGAATCTCGGCTACCCTTTGCGCACTATCTGATGGAAGATTTTCGTCAAAGATTCGTTTCCCTGTTAATAGTTCCACGAGCACCACCCCAAAACTGTATATCTCACATTTTTCGTTAAGACGACCTTTCATCACAATATAGTAGATTATTATaggaaataaaaaaaattgattgttttttttatatattttaccTAACATGAACAACATTCGATTTTCTTAATGAATAAATACAAAAAAGGCTGCCTCTTAGATATCGAATACCCTATGCGACTATAATAACGAGCACTTGAAAtaagaaaacacacacacactatatatataggataatgctaggGAGAAAACCCTCCAttttgagaaaaccctagaagacccaacctcccgactttttttttttttgaaaaaaataacacatgtaatatacatgtttttaagagttttgagccaaaaaaatttaaaaagcgccgagtgtttttttttttaaataaacaagtttcagcaactttttcactaacatgtgttagacaaaaagttgctgaaacttgtttatttttttaaaaaaaaaaccactcggcgcttttttgatatttttggctcaaaactcttaaaaacatatatattacatgtgttatttttttcaaaaaaaaaaaaaagtcgggaggttgggttttctggggttttctcaattttttagggttttctatctaactataccctatatatatatatatatatatatatatatatatatatatgcgtgcGCGTGTGTGTGGAGAGGTTTTTTGGGGAACCACAAAAAATGGATAAAGTCTTTTTAACTCTTCCATCATTccttttgttttaaaatcttagGTATAACagttaaataataattaaaaaaaatatttgcgTAAAACGATACAAAAATATATGCTTGGACCCTTCAAAATTTTTGGACATGCGCGGCACACCCTATGGGCCAACCCTAAACAAGAACAAGAAAGTACATTTGTTTTTGCGTTCATGTTCAATTATTTTTCTTTCGTTTAACTTACAGTAAACGTACGAATACAATAGTAATTTGATTTGGTTCGTTTACAGACTTACATGTTACAATATCAACTAAAAAATATTAACTTTACCCGCCCCTACCTGTGCGTAAATAATCATGAGCTTCATAAGCGTTGGCAGCACCTACAAATTCAGGATCAATCTTTTTCTTCTTGTCAAACCCGAAATCAGAAAGTTTTGCATTGTAATCCTGAAAGCAAggttagattttaaaacaaattGAGAATATATTGTCATGAAATAACCATTAATTCGAGACGTACGGAATCAATTAATATGTTAGAGGACTTGAAATAAACGTTTATCATTTTTGGTTGAGTACTATGTAAGTATGCAAGTCCCTTGCAGCACCAAGAGCAACTTTTATCCGATGCTTCCAAGAAAGATATTGAAAGTGAGAACCTCCTGTCATTAGGATTATAATTGTGGATAAGAAaataaattagattttgacacaTTATATTTATGGGCAAAAGAtcaatacaaataatcttaacatactaaacatacaaattgaaggaaaactcaaaaagataaggtgacatttttgtaattaccaccaactatcaaagttactatacaaatgtaaactcaaccaaaaatacctaaaaaacacaattttttttaatattttttataaaaaaatcgctactttttgttagcaaaaaaaaaaaaaatttgctgctactaaaagtagcgattttttaataaaaaatgttaaaaaaataaaataaaatagtttgtgtgtttttttagatttttttaggttttttaggggtttaatttttagcattttagcttgggtggtgggagggggggtgttaggtttttggggggtgggggtggagggggggttaggtttttgggggatgGGGGTTAGGTTtattttaggtttttgagggtggaggggggttaggttttttttaggttttttaggtatttttgtagagtaactttgatagttattgataattacaaaaatgtcaccttatctttttgagttttccttcaatttatatgtttagtatgttaagattatttgtacaagaactttccCCTATATTTATGAGTGAGTCTATTTTAGTTAGGTTGTTTAGATGAGTTAAAAGTTGGGCAACATGTATTTTAATCCTTTTTTAGTGTTTGTAATGTAATATGTTAGCACCCTTTTGCACTAGCTAGAAAACGATATGTTTCAACACCTAGGGTTGCTAAACAAGTTGTGTTCGTAGGTTGGCGTACTGAATCCAACATGAACCTGAACACGACATAAACCTGAAAATATATCAAACACATGAAGCTGATACGACACTTATATTCGCGTAATTTTTATTTCGTTTTATTACATGTGAATACTTCAAAATTCTAAATTTACATgttatttttaatatttggaTGGGAAGGAGGGAAACACGCGTGTGTCGATTTGACAGGTGTGTCCCCCCTCGTTGGGCTAAGGGACCACGGGTTTGTGGCGGGACAGGCGATAATCAAGGCAGAGGCGGGCAAAGTAGCTAAGCACGAAAAAACTTGCATCAAGAATCAACACGTGTTCGTCCCATTCGCTTTCGATACCtttggcgctctcgcccctgacgcggtgcggttcctcaagcgggttcagcaggtggtaagcagtaacaccgcgcatgttaaggggcataattttgtgtttagcagggtagggtttgctattcaaaAGGGGGTAGCAGCAcaacttgttgctcgtctacctgtcATTAGTTTGTAATCGTCTCGGTTTAAATGTACTTAATAGTTAATACTAGCAAACCTTATACTTACAAGAATTCAAAAAGAAAAATACTTTTCATATTTGGATGAATTATGATAAATGATGccaatttatttaaaatttagaTATTTGGCGTAAAAACAACCCAAATagtttaattaatatataaaagatATTTGAAGAAACGGGTCACATGGGTCAACCCAGGAACCCACTAGTTTAACATGAACATTCCTAATTTAGCTAAACGTGTTTGTGAGTACCGAGTCCAAGCCAAAACTGAGCCAAACCCGCTCGAACTAAACCTAAACCCATGGATTTCGTGTTTCATCTTTAGAAATTCATACCCCTAATCCCTCCTAACCCGCCTATCTTGCGTCAATATATGTATACATGATCCAATACCGAAAGTTTAAGTAAACAAGTTTCACAAGGTATAATTGCAAGAACTCACTTATGAAAAGGTGGTTCGCTAAGCTGCCTCGAGGCATGAACTCGTACACAAGGAGTCGGTGTCCACCCTCTAGGCAATACCCGATATATTTCACGAGATTTTCATGATTAAGCTGCCCAAAGTAATCCATATCTGCCTGCAAGAATATTAATAGAAAACCATCTTACTAAGAGTGTATATTCATTAATAAACTGCATACCAAGTACCAAATACCAAAATCCCGCATTTCTTACTTACCAACCAGTCTTGGTCACTTTGACTAGGATAATGTTTGTTAAACCTCTTGACAGCAACCGCAGTGCCAACACCTG encodes the following:
- the LOC110896295 gene encoding LOW QUALITY PROTEIN: probable serine/threonine-protein kinase PBL9 (The sequence of the model RefSeq protein was modified relative to this genomic sequence to represent the inferred CDS: inserted 1 base in 1 codon) — its product is MGACFSVRLNTENSHPDSELIVTSVPPSEAEILQAENLKSFRFNVLQEATEKFHPNNELGEGRFSTVYKGWIDEQSRVATKPGVGTAVAVKRFNKHYPSQSDQDWLADMDYFGQLNHENLVKYIGYCLEGGHRLLVYEFMPRGSLANHLFIRGSHFQYLSWKHRIKVALGAXKGLAYLHSTQPKMINVYFKSSNILIDSDYNAKLSDFGFDKKKKIDPEFVGAANAYEAHDYLRTGRGG
- the LOC118487574 gene encoding receptor-like cytoplasmic kinase 176, with amino-acid sequence MKGRLNEKCEIYSFGVVLVELLTGKRIFDENLPSDSAQRVAEILKPILINKEMIIHVMDPSIHGQYSVAATRAALLANKCVMTYARHRPNANDLVNELEQIQHL